CGTGGGTGAAAACGTAGATGACGGGAATCTCCATCAGCGCCGAGAGGCGGATGGCGGCGCGCATGTAATCGCTGAAGATGAGGAAGCCGGAGCCGAAGGGGCGGAGCTTGGAGAGCGACATGCCGTTCAGCACGGCCCCCATGGCGTGCTCGCGGATGCCAAAGTGGAAGTTGCGGCCCCCGTACTGGCCGGCCTCGAAGTCGCCGGCGCCCTCAAAAGTCAGCCGGGTCTTGGTGGAGGGCGCCAGATCGGCCGCTCCCCCCAAGAGCCAGGGGACGTTCTGGGCCAGGATGTTGAGCACCTTGCCGCTGGCGTCGCGTCCGGCCAGACCCTTGGCGTCGGCGGGGAATGTGGGCAGATTGCGGTCCCAGCCCTCGGGCAGGTCGCGGCGCTGCATGCGCAGCAGATGGTCGGCCTCCTGGGGAAACACCCTTTGGTATTTCGCGAACTGCTCCTTCCAGGCCTGGTTAAGTTCAGCGCCCCGCTTCCCGATCCCCCGGCGGAAGTTCTCCGGCACCTCCGGTGGCACCAGGAATTTAGCGTCCTCGGGCCAGCCGTAGTTGCGCTTGGCCAGCCGGATCTCCTCTTCGCCCAGGGGCTCGCCGTGAGCGGCGCTGGTGTCCTGCTTGTTGGGCGCGCCATAGGCGATATGGCTGTCCACGATGATGAGCGTGGGCCGGTCGCCGGTCTCGTGGAAGATGTGGAAGGCGCGCTCGAGCATCTCCAGGTCGTTGGCGTCACCCACCCGGGTGACGTTCCAGCCGTAGCCCAGGAAGCGCGTGGCCACGTCGTCGCTGGTGGCCAGCGCGGTGTTGCCCTCGATGGTGATGTGGTTGTTGTCGTAGATCCAGCACAGGTTGGAGAGCTTGAGGTGGCCGGCCAGCGAGGCGGCCTCGCCCGAGACGCCCTCCATCATGTCGCCGTCGCCGCAGAGCGCGTATACCCGGTAATCGAAGAGGCGGAAGTCGGGACGGTTGAAGCGGCGTTCCAGCCAGCGCTCGGCGATGGCCATCCCTACGCTGGTGGCCACCCCCTGTCCCAGCGGGCCGGTGGTGGTTTCCACACCCGAGGTCCAGCGGTACTCGGGGTGTCCGGGACACTTGCTGTCGAGCTGGCGGAAGTGGCGGATGTCGTCGAGCGTGACCGCCGGCCGGCCCAGGACCTCGTAGTCAGGGTCTACCGCCTTCACCGCGGCCAGATGCAGCACCGAGTACAGCAGCATGGACGCGTGGCCGATGGAGAGCACGAAGCGGTCGCGGTTGGGCCAGATGGGATCTTCCGGGTCGAAGCGCAGCAGGCGCTGCCACAGGCAATAGACCACCGGGGCCATGGCCATGGGAGTGCCGGGGTGGCCGGAGTTGGCCTGCTGCACCGCATCCATGGAAAGGGTGCGGATGGTGTTGACGCTGAGTTCGTCGAGGCTTAGCTCCCGCTCGCCCGCCACCTGCACTGCCCACCTCCCACCAGGAAGGCTCCGAATGCGCCCAGCCGGGAAAAAGGGGAAACAGTTTACACCCTCCCGCCGGCCCGGCGCCGGGAGGACCCCTCTTAGGTTAGAGGTTTGTTACACCGCGGAGGCTTCTCGAAATCCAATGCCGATGGGGTACACTGCAGCGCCTGAGGCCATGACCGCGGAAGAGATCCGGCTGCAGGAATCGCGCGAGCGCAAGGTCCACTGGAAGCGCTGGGGGCCGTATCTCGCCGAGCGCGCCTGGGGTACCGTGCGCGAAGATTACAGCCGCGACGGCGACGCCTGGGAATATTTCCCCCATGAGCACGCCCGCTCCCGCGTCTATCGCTGGAACGAGGATGGGCTGGCCGGCATCTGCGATCGCCACCAGCACATCTGCCTGGCCCTAGCCCTGTGGAACGAGCGCGACCCCATCCTCAAAGAGCGCCTGTTTGGACTGAGCGCCCAGCAGGGCAACCACGGCGAAGACGTCAAGGAATGCTACTTCTATCTGGACAACACGCCCACGCACTCCTTCATGAAGATGCTCTACAAGTACCCGCAGGCGGAGTTCCCCTATGCCCGGCTGCTGGAGGAGAACCAGCGGCGCACCCGCGACGACCCCGAATTCGAATTGCTCGACAGCGGCGTCTTCGACCAGGACCGCTACTTCGACGTCTTCGCGGAGTACGCCAAGGCTTCGGCGGAAGAGATACTGGTGCGCATCACGGCGGTGAACCGCGGCCCCGAAGCCGCGCCCCTGCACCTGCTGCCCACACTGTGGTTCCGCAACCGCTGGTCGTGGGGCTACGACGCGACACGCCCGGTGGTGAAGCGGGCTGCGGCAGCGCAGGGCACAGCGCTCGAGTTGGAGCAACAGTACTACGGGCGGCGCTGGCTGTATTGCGAGGACGCGCCCGACCTCCTGTTCACGGAGAACGAGACCAACTTCCAGCGCGTGTACGGCGGCGAGAATCCCTCCCCGTTCGTCAAGGACGGCTTCCACGACTGCGTCGTGAAGGGGCGGCGCGAGTGCGTGAACCCGGCCCAGACCGGCACGAAGGCCGCCGCCCACTACTCGCTGCGCCTGGGCCCGGGCCAGAGCGCCACCGTGCGCCTGCGCTTCAGCAACCGTGATCTGGCCGCCGCCGGGGAAGCTCCTTTCGGGCCCGGCTTCGACCAGGTCTTTGCGGAGCGCGTGCGCGAGGCCGACGAGTTCTATACCACCATCATCCCGCAGCACCTCTCCGCCGACGCGCGCGCGGTCATGCGCCAGAGCTTCGCCGGCATGCTCTGGTCGAAACAGTACTATCACTACGTGATCGAGCGCTGGCTGGAGGGCGATCCGACGTATCCGCCGCCGCCTCCCGAGCGCCAGCAGGGGCGCAACCACAAGTGGATCCAGCTCTACAACTCCGACGTCATCTCGATGCCCGACAAGTGGGAGTACCCCTGGTACGCCGCCTGGGACCTGGCCTTCCACTGCATCGCGCTGGCGGTCATCGATCCCGACTTCGCCAAGGAGCAACTGGTGCTGCTGCTGCGCGAGTGGTACATGCATCCCAGCGGGCAATTGCCGGCGTACGAGTGGGCGTTCGACGATGTCAACCCGCCGGTGCACGCCTGGGCGGCGCTGCGCGTCTACAAGATCGAGCAGAAGCGCCGCGGCCGCGCCGACTTCGAGTTCCTGGAGCGCGTCTTCCACAAGCTGCTGCTCAACTTCACCTGGTGGGTGAACCGCAAGGACGTGGAAGGCACCAACATCTTCGAAGGCGGCTTCCTGGGGCTGGACAACATCGGCGTCTTCGACCGCAGCCAGCCGCTGCCCAACGGCGGCCGCCTGGACCAGTCCGACGGCACCAGTTGGATGGCCATGTACACCCTGAACATGCTGGGCATCGCCCTGGAGCTGGCGCGCCACGATCCCACCTACGAAGACGTGGCTACCAAGTTCGGCGAGCACTTCGTTTACATCGCCGACGCCATGAACAATATCGGGCGGCAGGGCATCGAGCTGTTCGATCCCGAGGACGGCTTCTACTACGACGTGCTGCGCTTCCCCGACGGCACCCACTTCCCGCTCAAGGTGCGCTCCATGGTGGGGCTGATCCCGCTGTTCGCGGTGGAATCGTTCGAAGACGAGCTGCTGCAACGCCTGCGCGGCTTTCGCACCCGCCTGCAGTGGTTCATGCAGCACCGGCCGCACCTGGTCAAGGGCTGCGCCTGCATGGAGCCGGGCGCCACCGGACGGCGCATGATGGCCATCGTCAACCCCGAGCGCCTGCGCCAGGTGCTGAAGGTCATGCTGGACGAGAACGAGTTCCTCTCCCCTTACGGCATCCGCTCGCTCTCCCGCTTCCACCGCGAGCATCCCTACTCGCTGCGTCTGGACGGCAGCGAGAGCGCGGTGGCCTACGCGCCGGCGGAGTCTCCCACCGGGCTCTTCGGCGGCAACTCCAACTGGCGCGGCCCGGTCTGGTTCCCGGTGAACTATCTCATCGTGGAATCGCTGCAGAAGTTCCACCACGTGCTGGGGCCGGAGTTCAAAGTGGAATTCCCCACCGGCTCGGGCAAAGTGATGGACCTGTGGGAGGTGGCGGCGGAACTTTCGCGCCGCCTCACCCGGCTGTTCCTGCGCGACCCGGAGGGGCGCCGCCCGGTGTACGGCCGCTCCGCCAAGTTCCAGGACGACCCGCACTGGCGCGACCTCATCCTCTTCTACGAGTACTTCCACGGCGACGACGGCAGCGGGTTGGGCGCCAGCCATCAGACCGGCTGGACGGGGCTGGTCGCCAAGCTGCTGCAGCAGAGCGGCCAGTAGGGGCCGCCGCCGCGCTCCCGCAGTCATCTGTCGGAAATCAGCGCAGATGCTCCAGGATGGGGCCGAGGGTGAGCGCGGGGAAGTAACTCAGCCCGCCCACGATCAGGATGGTGGCGGTCAGCGTCAGCCCGAAGGAAATGGAGTCCGTTTTCAGGGTTCCTGCCGTGGGCGGCGTGTTCGGCTGCCTCGCAAACAGGCTGGCGAGCGCCAGGGCAGGAATGGCCAGGGCGAACCGCCCCACCATCATGGCGATCGCGGTGGTGACGTTGTAGAAGACCGTGTTGGCGCTCAGGCTGGCGAAGGTCTGGCCATTGTTGGTGAAGCTGGACGCGTAAGCAAGCAGCATCGCGGTGAAGCCGTGCGGGCCGCCGTTGATGGTCAGGCCTGCGAGGCCCCACTTGGTGCCCACGGCGATCGCAGTCAAGGTCAGGATCGTCACCGGAGCCGCCAGCGTGTAGAGCATGATCATCTTGTTCTCCGGCGGGCCGATGCGCTTGCCCAGGTACTCCGGCGTCCGGCCGACCATCAAACCGGTCAGAAACACCGTCACCACCGCGATCAGGACTATGCCGTAGAGGCCGCCGCCCAGCCCTCCGAAGACCACCTCGCCCAGCAGCATGTTGGTCAGAGGCGCCATGCCTCCTATGGGCCGGTAGCTGTCGTCCTGGGCGTTGGTGGACCCCGTCGAGGTGTTCGACGTCACGGTCACGGTGAGCACCGACCCGGCGACGCCGAAGCGGGTCTCCTTGCCCTCCATGTTCCCGCCGGCCTGGCGGCGGCTGTAAGCCTGGTCCACGTTGCGAAAGGCCGGGTTCCCCCTGTACTCGGCGAGGTGCGTGACCACCAGGCCGGCAGCAAACAGGACGAGCATGACGGCGTACAGCATCCAGCCTTGCCGCGGCTGGCGGACCATTCGGCCGAAGGTGTTGGTCAGGGCCGCCGGCACCAGCACGATGGAGAGCATCAGCAGAAGATTGGCCAGGGGAGTGGGGTTCTCGTAGGGGTGCGCGGCGTTGACGTTGAAGAACCCTCCTCCGTTCGTGCCCAGGGTCTCGGTGATCTGCTGGGCCGCCACCGGACCCTGCGGGATCACCTGCTTGGCGCCCTCGAGAGTGGTCGCTTCCGTGTAGGGGTGGAAGTTCATCGGGACGCCCTGCCCGACCAGCAGTACGGCGCCCAACAGCGCCCCCGGCAGCAGCACCCATAAGAGCGAGCGCGTGAGGTCGACCCAGAAGTTCCCCAGGGACTCGCAGCGCTGGCGGGCGCAGCCGCGGATGAAGGCGATTCCCGCCGCGAGACCGGAGGCCCCGGCCAGGAAGTTCTGCACGCCCAGGCCGACGATCTGACTGAAGTAGCTCATCGTGCTCTCGCCGGCATAGGCTTGCCAGGTGGTGGTGGTCGAAAAACTGATCGCCGTGTTCATGGCGAGGTCCGGCGTCAGGGGCGTGGTCTGATACTGCGGGAAGAAGAACGGGAGGAAATGTTGCAGCCGGAGGGTCGCGTACAGCACGAGGGTCCCAGACAGGCCGAAGAGGACGAAGCAGCCGGCGTATTCCCTGAAGCCCATCTCGCGGTCCGGATCCACCCTGGCTAGGCGGTAGATCAGCCGCTCGATGGGGCTACATATTCGGTCCAGCCAGCTCGGCTGCCGGGAGAAGACGCGCGCCAGGTATCCTCCCAGCGGCTTGACCAAGGCCGTAGCCACGACGACGAACGCGGCGTATTGCAGCGCGCTATGGAAGTCCATGCTCGACGTCCAGCTGCGTTATTTTTGTTCCGGAGCCTTCTTCAGCG
This window of the Terriglobales bacterium genome carries:
- the kdpA gene encoding potassium-transporting ATPase subunit KdpA; the encoded protein is MDFHSALQYAAFVVVATALVKPLGGYLARVFSRQPSWLDRICSPIERLIYRLARVDPDREMGFREYAGCFVLFGLSGTLVLYATLRLQHFLPFFFPQYQTTPLTPDLAMNTAISFSTTTTWQAYAGESTMSYFSQIVGLGVQNFLAGASGLAAGIAFIRGCARQRCESLGNFWVDLTRSLLWVLLPGALLGAVLLVGQGVPMNFHPYTEATTLEGAKQVIPQGPVAAQQITETLGTNGGGFFNVNAAHPYENPTPLANLLLMLSIVLVPAALTNTFGRMVRQPRQGWMLYAVMLVLFAAGLVVTHLAEYRGNPAFRNVDQAYSRRQAGGNMEGKETRFGVAGSVLTVTVTSNTSTGSTNAQDDSYRPIGGMAPLTNMLLGEVVFGGLGGGLYGIVLIAVVTVFLTGLMVGRTPEYLGKRIGPPENKMIMLYTLAAPVTILTLTAIAVGTKWGLAGLTINGGPHGFTAMLLAYASSFTNNGQTFASLSANTVFYNVTTAIAMMVGRFALAIPALALASLFARQPNTPPTAGTLKTDSISFGLTLTATILIVGGLSYFPALTLGPILEHLR
- a CDS encoding glucosidase → MTAEEIRLQESRERKVHWKRWGPYLAERAWGTVREDYSRDGDAWEYFPHEHARSRVYRWNEDGLAGICDRHQHICLALALWNERDPILKERLFGLSAQQGNHGEDVKECYFYLDNTPTHSFMKMLYKYPQAEFPYARLLEENQRRTRDDPEFELLDSGVFDQDRYFDVFAEYAKASAEEILVRITAVNRGPEAAPLHLLPTLWFRNRWSWGYDATRPVVKRAAAAQGTALELEQQYYGRRWLYCEDAPDLLFTENETNFQRVYGGENPSPFVKDGFHDCVVKGRRECVNPAQTGTKAAAHYSLRLGPGQSATVRLRFSNRDLAAAGEAPFGPGFDQVFAERVREADEFYTTIIPQHLSADARAVMRQSFAGMLWSKQYYHYVIERWLEGDPTYPPPPPERQQGRNHKWIQLYNSDVISMPDKWEYPWYAAWDLAFHCIALAVIDPDFAKEQLVLLLREWYMHPSGQLPAYEWAFDDVNPPVHAWAALRVYKIEQKRRGRADFEFLERVFHKLLLNFTWWVNRKDVEGTNIFEGGFLGLDNIGVFDRSQPLPNGGRLDQSDGTSWMAMYTLNMLGIALELARHDPTYEDVATKFGEHFVYIADAMNNIGRQGIELFDPEDGFYYDVLRFPDGTHFPLKVRSMVGLIPLFAVESFEDELLQRLRGFRTRLQWFMQHRPHLVKGCACMEPGATGRRMMAIVNPERLRQVLKVMLDENEFLSPYGIRSLSRFHREHPYSLRLDGSESAVAYAPAESPTGLFGGNSNWRGPVWFPVNYLIVESLQKFHHVLGPEFKVEFPTGSGKVMDLWEVAAELSRRLTRLFLRDPEGRRPVYGRSAKFQDDPHWRDLILFYEYFHGDDGSGLGASHQTGWTGLVAKLLQQSGQ
- a CDS encoding transketolase, yielding MQVAGERELSLDELSVNTIRTLSMDAVQQANSGHPGTPMAMAPVVYCLWQRLLRFDPEDPIWPNRDRFVLSIGHASMLLYSVLHLAAVKAVDPDYEVLGRPAVTLDDIRHFRQLDSKCPGHPEYRWTSGVETTTGPLGQGVATSVGMAIAERWLERRFNRPDFRLFDYRVYALCGDGDMMEGVSGEAASLAGHLKLSNLCWIYDNNHITIEGNTALATSDDVATRFLGYGWNVTRVGDANDLEMLERAFHIFHETGDRPTLIIVDSHIAYGAPNKQDTSAAHGEPLGEEEIRLAKRNYGWPEDAKFLVPPEVPENFRRGIGKRGAELNQAWKEQFAKYQRVFPQEADHLLRMQRRDLPEGWDRNLPTFPADAKGLAGRDASGKVLNILAQNVPWLLGGAADLAPSTKTRLTFEGAGDFEAGQYGGRNFHFGIREHAMGAVLNGMSLSKLRPFGSGFLIFSDYMRAAIRLSALMEIPVIYVFTH